Proteins encoded together in one Vigna angularis cultivar LongXiaoDou No.4 chromosome 5, ASM1680809v1, whole genome shotgun sequence window:
- the LOC108339183 gene encoding extensin has protein sequence MTREGSERRDKGKEVARPKKRQRQTPKYVLRVPATLPITVYLSSSSVGPSPTPVVHPPPTPIVHPPPTPVVHPLPTPAANILPPPVIVTLTPPPVIITPIAPPDPTSIPSSSFIPSSETATPSADLDLAGMPAMQGRALTGWASTFGTLYMLIGIQQSFSEF, from the exons ATGACAAGAGAAGGTTCAGAACGTCGTGATAAAGGAAAGGAGGTAGCAAGGCCTAAAAAGAGGCAACGACAgacaccaaagtatgtacttagggtgcctgctaCACTACCTATCACTGTTTACCTCAGTTCATCATCCGTGGGGCCTTCTCCTACCCCTGTCGTACaccctcctcctacccctaTAGTACACCCTCCTCCTACCCCTGTAGTACACCCTCTTCCTACCCCAGCAGCAAACATTCTTCCTCCTCCTGTGATTGTTACTCTCACTCCTCCCCCTGTGATTATTACCCCTATTGCTCcccctgaccctacttctataccttcctcatctttTATACCTTCTTCTGAGACTGCCACACCATCTGCTGATCTAGATTTAGCAG ggatgcccgcaatgcaggGGAGGGCCCTTACTGGTTGGGCGAgcacatttggaactctttacatGCTCATTGGAATTCAGCAGagtttttctgaattctga